TTGGTAATTAAATAGCCTGTCTCTGTGATGTGGTGGTTGTAAAGAAAGAGGCATCTGTTAATAATCATAGATGTTTTATATCAAGCAGAAAATGACATACGATCTGACAATATGTACGGCATTGTGTTATTCTACTGGCACCTTTAACGTCCGCCTCTCCATGCTGCTCCGCCACGgtttttccctcctcctccccctctgccacctcctctccccccccctccgccACCACCACCAGCGCCGCCTCTTACTTTCTTCCTCACACCGCTGGACTGCTCTgtgtcatccccctcttctcctctgggcctcttcctcttttctccttGTTCCTTCATTTCCTGAGAGGGAAAGAGGTTATCGTGACTGACTTTAGAGCCATTACAATGGATGACAACACTGCTGAAAAGACACTGATTGAGACTCACAATTCTGGCGAATCTCTGTGCCTCGCTCACTCTCTCCACCAGCATCATCACTTCCTCCTCCTGCGTGGGGAAGGCAGGCAGCTTCTTGCCAATCAGAGTTTCGATTCGCTGGAACAGCTCCACATCATACCTGAGAGGTTAATATGGCAATCAGAAGAAAATATTTGGACAAAGTCACCAATTTCAATAGGATTGGTTGAGATCAAGCATAAAGGTGGCCCTTACTGTGTGACAAATGTGATGGATTTTCCAGACCGTCCTGCTCTGGCGGTTCGCCCCACTCTGTGGATGTAGTCctgagcgcgcacacacacacacacacacaataaaacacCACTAAACTTGCTCAGTTGGGTCATCGTTTGTGATAACATTGAAGAGACTgcacagacaggagagaaacatcCACACAAGCAAGATTGATACCTTTGAGTGGGTTGGGATGTcgtagttaataacacagtctaCATGTGGAATGTCCAGTCCTCTTGATGCCACGTCCGTGGCCAGCAACACAGAGCGAGACTTAGACTTGAACTTGTTCAGCGACCCCAGACGTTTGTTCTGACCAACAGAGAAAGACATGTATACTTTCTTACATGCAGATTTCTCTGATGTGTAAAACATTTGGAAGTGTTAGTATGTTATTTGGAGTATGTTGGTAGACAGTAGTGTGTTTGGATAAGGGGGGTACCTGACTCATCTGCCCATGCAGGGGGATGGCAGTGATGCCCAAGTTCCTAAGCAGCAGTGCCACACGCTGGGCATTGTTACACGTACTGCAAAAGATCATGAAGGAGTTCCCAGCCAGCTCGTTGATGATGGACACCAGGTAACAATCCTGGAGACACAGCCAGTTAACTTACAATCCAACACTAACCATACACAGCTTCTGACTTCTCAGAGACAAATGACCTTGATACCATTAGAACATCAAACTTCAAGTACCTTGTATTTGGAGGGTATGAAGACATAGTACTGCTGAAGTTTTTCTACTGTTGAATACTTGGTGTTAACGGCACATTTAACTGGATCCTTCAGAGCTGCTCTCTGCAGCTTGGCGACCTTGGTAAAGATAGAAGACATAGAAGGGTTAGTGTGACAGGCCAGGTGTTAGGGATACTCTGACAAGTCTCAAATTAAGAGCTATAGGGGCTATTACGTGGTTACCTTTTTGGTCATGGTGGCAGAAAAGAGAAACGTCCGTCTGTCTCTGGGAATAACCTTTAGGATCTTGTCCACCTCGGTCTCAAAGTCCATGTTGAGGATCCGGTCTGCCTCATCCATCACCAGGAACTTCAGCGCTCGCAGCGAGAAGCCTTTGGTGTTCTCTAAGTGGTCTATCAACCGCCCGGGGGTGGCTGTTATAACATGCACGGTGAAGACACAGTTACTATCAACCAGGAATGCACTTAAAATATGGTACCATATTATGCAACTGAAAGGGGTAGGTTGGATTAAGTTATTTTCTCACCAATGACAATGTGAGGTTTCTTGGCCAGGACCAGGGATTGGGACATCATGTCAATTCCTCCAacgataacagctgaaacagaaaaAAAGACGAGTTAAAAGTCACATGACACTTGAGTTCCTTCAAATATATGTTTCTACTCCTTCCAATGCCCACGTACCGGTCTTGACTCCGATGCTGGAGCCTAGGGCCTCAAACTGTTCTGCTATCTGGAAAGCCAGCTCTCTGGTGGGGGTGAGTATGAGTGTATGCAGCCTCTGAGCGGAAGCGAGGAGTGACTGCAGGATGGGCAGAGCAAACGCACCGGTCTTCCCTGAGCCGGTCTCTGCTAAGCCAATTACATCCTTTCCTGGGATAGGAGAGAAGAAAGTGCACCGTGAGTGTACAAACAGACATGAGACCTTCCCCTGAGAGGACAGGTCTTTACCAACCATTTTATACATGGCACAAACAAGAACATTCACCCCCCTCCATCCAACTGAACTAGAACATTCACCACCCTCCATCCAACTGAACTAGAACATCCACCCCTCTATCCATCTGAACTCACCTTGTAAGGCCATTTTATACATGGCACAAACAAGAACATTCACCCCCCTCCATCCAACTGAACTAGAACATTCACCACCCTCCATCCAACTGAACTAGAACATCCACCCCCCTCTATCCATCTGAACTCACCTTGTAAGGCTACAGGTATGGCCTCTACCTGGATCTTTGTAGGAGTCTTCCATCCCAACTGTTCACAAGCTTCACACAGCACTTCAGTTACACCCTATATTAAACAGATGCATGCCATGGCAAAAATATGTAAACACGTTAGAATATGGAGTTTATGTTACGCATGGCTGAATGCGCGCCCCATTTTTAAATCACATCATCTCGCAGCTGAACCTCTCTCATCAGTCGGATGCTGAACTGTATGTTGGTGGTTGAAAGACAGTTAACTTGCTAACTTATCAGCGGACGGTTGGTTTGTTGATGTGCTGTTTTAACTAACGTTAGCTCGCTTCCAAGCCGGCAAGCTTATACACCATTtccatttagctagctaacgttactcaCCAGATCCTTGAAGGTCTTCAATTGTTCATCATTTTCAGCGATATTAACGTTACTGTTATCATCATTACTCGAATCTTCATCCTTTGCGTCATCTGTTTTTATCTCAACACTTTTCTTCGAGTCGTCCGCCATGCTTGTTTGCGAACGTGCCGTCTACGCTAAAGTGCGCATGTACGGAAATTGATAAGATTTCATGCTAGGATTTCTGGGACTTGATGTTCCCCGTTGAATTCATAAATCGTTCAAATTAATTGCAATGTTTAGACCACATTCAGTTGTCaaacgttgcagatagaaatgccatGAATAGAGCTGATGTGATTCCTTAGCCTAGTTCCTCCATCTGAATGTTCCAAAACGTTGCATCCTGCTGAACGAGCCTGTTCATCATGGTGGTTTATTCATTTCTAGTCTGATTTATGAAAATATACTTTAAaaatcctatcatctcttccctctgaaACCTTGGACTGAAAATAGTTAATTGAGTTTAAGTATTTATTTAGTTGTGCCATTAAACCTGCTTTGAACTCTCTCCCTTCCcaattctccccctcctcctccccctctctgcagatgacttcgtctaACCATTTCAGACAAGCATATGCACACTCATTTGGATTTTCCTACAAACACCTGACAAAACACCCCCCTTCTTTCTTTGAAATCCATCACGTTTCTCAGTTCaacaataaaataaacatttgacAGTCATAAAAAAACACTAACTTTTTCACAAAGCTTGAGCCAAATTATCATAGCCATGTACAGTAAGTTGGTAGGGAGGAGATTCTAGTCTCATTGTGAAAAACAAAGCCTTTCTGCTTCATTTAGAGGAACCAATGCATTTCTGAACAGCATCTGCTTGCTGGTATCACTAACACTTTCTTCATGGCCCTTACTGTTCATTCCTTCTCAACACACCCACCCTTTTCACCCTGCAGCCCCTGTCAGTCTCAGAGGAGTCCTTCCATCTCCCTCATGAAGGCCTCATACATCTGGTCCTTGGTCTTCATGTTGGGCTGAGAGACTGGGCCCATCTGAGTAGTGTTGGCCGACCCCATGGGGGCAGCCATCGACTGCTGCTTCTGGCCTCCCACCCTTtcatctcttcttcctctcttttccaTAGGCCCTCCTCCGCTCCCGGCCCCTTTATCCCTGCGCACCCTCAGCGCCGTGGGCACGAAGCGGGAGCGGGTGACCTCTGTCTTGGGGTTGATGATCTGGGGTTTGGCTGAGATGGTGGCTCCGCCACTCCCCTGGCCTGTTGCCAGATTGCTGCCTCCGGCTGAGATAGAGGTGATGTTGGCCCGCTTCTCGATGGTTGgtgcatggtggtggctggtggggTTTGCGCCCGACGGCAGGGCACTTGTCCCCGGGGGAGGGGGCATCTGCATCCCTGGGCGCATGGACataggcatggagggagggggcAGCATGGAGGCATTGGGGTTGCTCTGGGAGCCATCTGGGTTGGAGCCGGGTTTCTGGCGGTGGACGATGCTGGGGGGAGCACTGAGGACGTTGGAGTTAAGCGgcggagggaaaagagagaggggaggggcgaGTTGGCGTGGGGGGCCAGATCGTGGTGGAGGGGGGATACCTacagaaagggagaagagaggagattagAGTGGGGGGAAATCCTGCTTTATTCCCATGCTTTGCTGCccaaaatacattttacattaaTTTTAGCTTGAAGTATGTGCCATGTTGACATATATTTTTATTACTGTTAACTTTGGGTACTACTGCATAACTGTAGttatgtttaaaaaatgtatgttttgacAATGTTCTGTGTTTAAGGAGAAGGGATTAAAGTCGTGAAATTCCAATAAAAGGCACAAAAATACATCCACACATACCTGGGGGAGCTGGGGGAGGCAGTCTGGGTGGGGGTCCCCGGGGGTGGAGGACCAGGAGGGAGACCTGGAGGCGGGCCTGGGGGAGGGCCAGGGGGACGACCTGGTGGGGGTCCAGGGGGCAGTAGCCGGGGCATCGGTCCCCTTGGACCACCTAGCATACCAGGCGGCCTCAAAAACGGGGGAGCACCTTAGGATGACAAACAAGACATATCATATGACATATCACATCATAGTGCTTTGTTTAAGTAATTTGATAGTAATGAAGCAACGTCATACAAGATGACACTGTACTCCAATCATTACTACACATAAAACCAAATAACCTGGAGGAGGGCCGGGAGGCAGGCCAGAGGGCGGACCAGGAGGCCTCATTGGAGGAGCTGGGGGTGGTCCCAACGGTGGAGGCCCTGTTCCTGGTGGACCCTGCATGTGTAGAGGTGGTTGCTGTCCTCCCATTGGTCCAGAGGGTGGAGGCATGCGCTGATTGGGTATAAGATGAGATTGGTTGTCGCCTGGTGGACCTCTATCCTCGATGTCGGAGTCATCAGAGTCAGTATACTCCTCCTcaacttcctcttcctcctcttcgtcttcaGGGATGGACTGCCCTGTAGACAAATAATAAAGGGGATGAGTGAGAAAGGGATGAAGGAAGAAATTATAACCTAGTTCCCATGGAGAAATCATCCTACATACAAACCTCTTTAAATTACGTCATTCTCCAAAATAGTGTCAACAATCCAATCATTCATCTGCATCATCAAGTCCTTCTGAAGTGTGGTAGTGGTGTTGTGTGCAGACtggaggagatacagtacctgccATCCTAAGCATCATAGCCTGTAGTGGAGTGATGGCCTTTTTCTTCTTCACAATCCTCTTCTTCTTGCTCTTCTCCCTGGGTGCTGAGGGGGGCATGTCTGCAAACCGCACACTGCGTCCTGCAAAACATATCACACAACCTTGTGTAAAATGCCATATCTGCGTTATCATTCTTTAAACTACAACACCAAGTAGTGCACAGACTTGAAGACTGAACCCAACACACTTGGGGTGATCAAGAAAGCACATATGCGGATAGGGCTCTGCCTCTCACCTGCatgtctgtcccctctgtcctcctctctgcccttctctctatCGTCCTCCATCATCCTCTTGTCAACCTCGCCtccgtcatccctctctccttcactgtccTCTTCAGAGTCGCTGTCGTCTTCCTCCCCATCGTCTCCATCACTCTCGctcccactgtccctctctcctcccatcagcATAGTGTCCATGGCTTTCTCCATGTCAGAGGCCTGGTTGGACGGATCTGGTTGTAGGCAGAGAAAGGTGGATTTGGATGAGAAAGTAGAATGAAGCATATTTATTCCTCCTGATCCGATGTGCAAACAAGCAGTAGTGAGGTGTGTGTGCAGTACCTGCGTCTGCTGCGAACTGGGCCCTGCGTGAGGCATACAGTGCCAGGACCTGAGACGGTGGGGGGCCAGGTGGGGGACCAGGGGGTTTCCTACCAGGGGGTAACCGAGGGACACCTGCCACCGCTGCAGACATGGAGGCACTGATCCCCttactgagagagaaagagtgagagagtgttTACAGAGCAGCTGGTAGGGTTGTGGTATGGTCCATAGGAATGATACTGAGACAGCACTGTAAATTCAGGGGAGTGCCCACCTAAACGAGGAGCCCTTCTTCAGGATGGAGGGAGGCTGGGCCCCAGGCAGAGGGATGTCCTGGATCAGGATGCTGGAAGGGGCATGGGGCATCTCTGGGAGTGGGATGCTATCCACCTCCACCAGTTCAGCATTCTAGTTGACAGAGCGAGGAAGAGAAATAGTGAGTAGTGAACAGCAAAATATTATGACATGATCTCAGCACTGCTCGGTTTATCTGTGCAATTCATACATGTTCATCAGCATAGCATACACACCTTGACTGAGTCGAAGTAGAGTGACAGCTTGCCGCGATTGCTCTCATAGTCCAGCTCCAGTTTGCGTAGCTCCTTGTAAGTGTCTGGGTTCTCTCTTTCGTACAAACGTACGATGCGCTCAAACGTCTCCCGTAGCTTCTTCCTCTTGTCCCTcagcaccttctcattcagcaGTGGCTGCTGCACAGGGTTGAACTCTGGCACAGGAAAAAACAGATGGAGAATGGATGTGAACAGGAGAAAAGAAAATGATTAGCAAGATCTTTTTGGAAGACAAATAACAAAACACACAATCTTGTTTAAAACCCGTTTGCAATGGCTCACCCATTTCATCCAGCTTCTCCATGTCTTTGATgatctgtctggggtccttcatCTTCAGTACAGCTGTTCTCACCATCATCCTCTGCTTCTTGTTCTGTGGCGCAGCAAAGAAGAACACAGTGAGATTTATAGACAGACTACAAAGTCAACCTGTCATTGACATTCAACTTGTCAGCCAAGGTCTTACCTTCTTCAGCTCCCGTTTCCTGGCCTCCTTCCCTGAAGAGGAAAAGGCACCGCATTAAGTTTGATGTAGAACCTGTTACCTTACAGCTCTTCTACATTGATGCCTTTACTATTGTTCATAGTGCTGCTGAGCTCAATAACAGACACAGAAATGATTTTCCTTTCACAGACATGGGATCCCCTGAAGCTTAAGCAACAATGGGTATCCACTGATGTGTTCATGCTCAAGGTGAGGTGAAT
The sequence above is a segment of the Oncorhynchus gorbuscha isolate QuinsamMale2020 ecotype Even-year linkage group LG16, OgorEven_v1.0, whole genome shotgun sequence genome. Coding sequences within it:
- the LOC124000236 gene encoding probable ATP-dependent RNA helicase DDX47 — translated: MADDSKKSVEIKTDDAKDEDSSNDDNSNVNIAENDEQLKTFKDLGVTEVLCEACEQLGWKTPTKIQVEAIPVALQGKDVIGLAETGSGKTGAFALPILQSLLASAQRLHTLILTPTRELAFQIAEQFEALGSSIGVKTAVIVGGIDMMSQSLVLAKKPHIVIATPGRLIDHLENTKGFSLRALKFLVMDEADRILNMDFETEVDKILKVIPRDRRTFLFSATMTKKVAKLQRAALKDPVKCAVNTKYSTVEKLQQYYVFIPSKYKDCYLVSIINELAGNSFMIFCSTCNNAQRVALLLRNLGITAIPLHGQMSQNKRLGSLNKFKSKSRSVLLATDVASRGLDIPHVDCVINYDIPTHSKDYIHRVGRTARAGRSGKSITFVTQYDVELFQRIETLIGKKLPAFPTQEEEVMMLVERVSEAQRFARIEMKEQGEKRKRPRGEEGDDTEQSSGVRKKVRGGAGGGGGGGGRGGGRGGGGGKNRGGAAWRGGR
- the LOC123999601 gene encoding LOW QUALITY PROTEIN: WW domain-binding protein 11-like (The sequence of the model RefSeq protein was modified relative to this genomic sequence to represent the inferred CDS: deleted 1 base in 1 codon); this encodes MGRRSTSSTKSGKFMNPTDQARKEARKRELKKNKKQRMMVRTAVLKMKDPRQIIKDMEKLDEMEFNPVQQPLLNEKVLRDKRKKLRETFERIVRLYERENPDTYKELRKLELDYESNRGKLSLYFDSVKNAELVEVDSIPLPEMPHAPSSILIQDIPLPGAQPPSILKKGSSFSKGISASMSAAVAGVPRLPPGRKPPGPPPGPPPSQVLALYASRRAQFAADADPSNQASDMEKAMDTMLMGGERDSGSESDGDDGEEDDSDSEEDSEGERDDGGEVDKRMMEDDREKGREEDRGDRHAGRSVRFADMPPSAPREKSKKKRIVKKKKAITPLQAMMLRMAGQSIPEDEEEEEEVEEEYTDSDDSDIEDRGPPGDNQSHLIPNQRMPPPSGPMGGQQPPLHMQGPPGTGPPPLGPPPAPPMRPPGPPSGLPPGPPPGAPPFLRPPGMLGGPRGPMPRLLPPGPPPGRPPGPPPGPPPGLPPGPPPRGPPPRLPPPAPPGIPPPPRSGPPRQLAPPLSLFPPPLNSNVLSAPPSIVHRQKPGSNPDGSQSNPNASMLPPPSMPMSMRPGMQMPPPPGTSALPSGANPTSHHHAPTIEKRANITSISAGGSNLATGQGSGGATISAKPQIINPKTEVTRSRFVPTALRVRRDKGAGSGGGPMEKRGRRDERVGGQKQQSMAAPMGSANTTQMGPVSQPNMKTKDQMYEAFMREMEGLL